The Pongo abelii isolate AG06213 chromosome 23, NHGRI_mPonAbe1-v2.0_pri, whole genome shotgun sequence nucleotide sequence tttttcctgatgttctccTTCTTCCTGCTCTCCACCCTCCGATAGGCCCCAGTGCGTGTAAAATACATGCTCTTTCCATCACCCAGGGTGCCTCAGCAAGAAGCTACCGCTGCCCCAGctttcccttggctgggggtgggcagTAACAGGCGAGGAATGTACTTACCACCTGTGGCGAGGAAACACACCTTCCCCAAGAAGAAGCTGGCATCCACATGGCGCAGGGACTCCTCtgtgttctggaggctggggtggccagGCCAGGGTGAGAAAACAAACCAGAGAACAAAACTTTACAACAGAGAAAGCAGAAGTCCTTGCTTCTCTGATCCTAGAGGCCAGAGAAGGACAAGAGGGTGACTTTCTCTGGAGAAATACTttgtcctttaattttttttttttttttttttttgagatggagtttcactttgtcgcccaggctggaatgcagtagcgcgatcttggctcactgcaacctccgcctcctgggttcaagtgattctcctgccgcagcctcctgaggagctgggattacaggtgcatgacaccatgcccagctcatttttgtatttttagtagagacaggattttgccatgttggccaggctggtttcaaactcctgacctcaagtgatccactggcgtcgacctcccaaagtggcatgagccaccacgtcccgTTATGtcctttaatgtttttaaaaaataacttcaacttttattttagattcagggggtacatgtacaggttaaTTACATGGGTATATCATGTGATGCTGAGGCTTGGGGTACAactgatcccatcacccaagtactGAGCATAGGACCTAATCGTTTTTCAATCAttgccccctccctccttccccgctctagtagtccccagtgtctattgttgccatctttatgtccatgaggaCCCCATGTTTAGcccccacttacaagtgagaacatgtagcaCTTGATTTTTTgctcctgtgttaattcacttagcataatggcctccagctgcatatCCACAGTGCTGCAAAGGCCAGCTCTCATTCTTTATTACGCgtgtactttaattttttttttttgagacagagtctcgctctgttgcccaggctggagtgcagtggcccaatctcggctcactgcaacctctgcctcctgggttcaagcaattctcccgcctcagcctcccgagtagctgggactacaggtacacaccaccacgcccagctaatgttttgtattttagtagagatggggtttcaccatgttgcccaggctggtctcgggcaatctgcccaccttggcctcccgaagtgctgggattacaggtgtgagccactgtgcccggccgttgTGTATTTTAAACATTGTGCACTGACCACTGGCTCCTCTCTCCTCACCTTACAGATTGACCTCAGCCAGCCTCTCCCATCCTCACCACTTCCCATCACAAGTTAGGTcactgacccagcacagtcctgAGCCAGGCCTGCCTGAGCCCTGACTGCCCCTTCCTCTGGCTCTCACCTGTATTTGCTGTGAAGATTAACCACAAACACGATCAGGTCAATTCGGGGCCGATTCACACTGGAGGGCAAAGGGAGGGACTTTGCCAAGTGGCTGAAAAACAGGAAATTGCAGGACTCAAGATATCCGTACCCCCCTCACAGCGACCGTTTAAATGCTGCCCTTCATGTGGAAAGAGGCCGTCAAGGGCTCCCCACCTCATCCTAGCCACCCGAGGCTCTTGTGGCCACGACTCCTTGGGCCAGCACAGAGGAGGACAGGTCCGGTCCTATTCAGATTACTCCTGTCTGATTCCCTCTGCCAGAAAGGGGCTCTGTTTAGTCACCTAGTCACCACCTCGGCAAGGGGAGGTTGGGATATAAGACGGCATGGGACTAGCCAGCTacgctgcatgctgggagaaggACCAGCCTCAGAGGAGGGGGCGCTGGGCTTCGGAGTTTAGCAGCTAGGACCGAATCCCTCTGGAGTGACAGACACGTGGGCCCAGGCCACAGCGGCGACTACTTACACCTTCAGCTCGGAGGCGCAGTCCTCCTTGAGCATCGAGTCCGCCAGCTGCTGCAGAAGAGCATCCTCCGTGCCCACCAGCTGCGCAGGGAGAGAGAGCGGACAGTCGAGCCCTAGGCACAGCACCCCCTGGGGAGGGCCTGGCCCTTCGACCCACTCCCAGGGGGATCGGGACACCGCCAGCAGGCGGCTCGGAGGACATTTCCCGAGAAGTGGACCCCGCGAAGCGGCACGGGCTGGGGGCCTGACGTTTGGACCCGCTGCAGGCCTGTGGGCACCGCACTCTCTACTATCCGACCCTCGCTCCGACCGCCGGCCTCTCCAGGAGGCCAGACCCCCAGACGCGGGAAAACCAATTCCAGGCGCTGGAACTCGCCAATCAGAAGCTGGGAAAGAGTCCGCCGAGCACCTATTGGTGGGTGCGTCCCTCAACCTCAGAGAGCGGCTACTCCAATTGGTTCAGAGCATGGCTCTCTGCCTATTCCCCGCCCCCGCCACGGTAGCGCGCGCTGGCTTGGCGCCTCAGGGAGCTCAGTTGACCTAGTGGCTGAAGCGCCGCCCAGGAAGAAAAGCCGGTGGGGGAAGCGGGGCCGCCTGCACCTACCAAGATGGTGGCCGTGTTCAGGCCGGGCAGCTTGTCCAGCGGCCTCAACACCGACATCCCAGCCGCAAGACCAACCGTTTCTCCTGCGGTGCGCGCCAATCTTTCAAACCGCCCTGAGTCCAGCCCCTAGAGCGCGGCTTGGGGGCACGTGCCTCCTTATAGGCGGGGCttcgcggggcggggcggggcctctTAAAGGAACCGAACCTTTATCTCCTTTTCTGAGGGGCGTTCCAGCGCCACCCGTGGAACAGGCCTTTGGTTCCACGCTCCACAGTAAGCAGGTTTTTAGTGATTCCTTTGTTCACTTTCGTTCATTCATGCTCATacacagtacttttttttttttttttttgagacagagtctcgctttgtggcccagactggagtgcaatgcgcgcaatcttggctcactgcaacctctgcctcccgagtttaatcgattctcctgcctcagcctcccgaggagctgggactacgggcgtgtgtcaccacgcccgacttatttttttatttttagtagagacgaggtttctccaagttgcccaggctggtctcaaactcctggcctcaagtgatcccgcctcggcctcccaaagtgagtgctgagattacagacgtgagccaccgtgcctggccttttttttttttttttttggagtgtcactttgttgcccaggctggactatagtgacatgatcatagctcactacagcttcaaactcctgggctcaagtaatcttccttgcttagcctcctgagtagctggaactacaggcaagtgccaccatggggatctggccatgttgcccaggtgggtcgtaaactcctggcctcaagcagtcctcctgcttcagcctcctgagtagctgggactaccggtgcacaCCAGCAGGCCCTGCCAATTGACTGCTTTTATAGTGAGTGGTAAGCATGCTGTTCTTTGTCCAGTGGGAGACTTTACCTCATCTTTCAAGGTTCCTTGCTGCAAACACAGCCTGGGTACAGAGCTGTCAGGATCTTGCTTTCTTGGCATACCCAGCAAGAACATGCAGGGACGCTCAGGGCCCATAGCGAACTGGTTCTCTCAACAGTTATATAATAACTTGTTTACTGTCTCTACATCTAAAATGTAAGAAACAAGAGGTTAGAGACTTTGTCACTTTG carries:
- the CENPM gene encoding centromere protein M isoform X2, whose amino-acid sequence is MSVLRPLDKLPGLNTATILLVGTEDALLQQLADSMLKEDCASELKVHLAKSLPLPSSVNRPRIDLIVFVVNLHSKYSLQNTEESLRHVDASFFLGKVCFLATGAGRESHCSIHRHTVVKLAHTYQSPLLYCDLEIRSCSVAQAGLQWCNHGSLQTRAPGLK
- the CENPM gene encoding centromere protein M isoform X1; this translates as MSVLRPLDKLPGLNTATILLVGTEDALLQQLADSMLKEDCASELKVHLAKSLPLPSSVNRPRIDLIVFVVNLHSKYSLQNTEESLRHVDASFFLGKVCFLATGAGRESHCSIHRHTVVKLAHTYQSPLLYCDLEVEGFRATMAQRLVRVLQICAGHVPGVSALNLLSLLRSSEGPSLEDL
- the CENPM gene encoding centromere protein M isoform X4; its protein translation is MSVLRPLDKLPGLNTATILLVGTEDALLQQLADSMLKEDCASELKVHLAKSLPLPSSVNRPRIDLIVFVVNLHSKYSLQNTEESLRHVDASFFLGKVCFLATGGGRLSGHHGAAPGARAADLRWPRARCLSSEPAVPAEKL
- the CENPM gene encoding centromere protein M isoform X3, producing the protein MSVLRPLDKLPGLNTATILLVGTEDALLQQLADSMLKEDCASELKVHLAKSLPLPSSVNRPRIDLIVFVVNLHSKYSLQNTEESLRHVDASFFLGKVCFLATGAGRESHCSIHRHTVVKLAHTYQSPLLYCDLEAGLQWCNHGSLQTRAPGLK